The following coding sequences lie in one Acidobacteriota bacterium genomic window:
- a CDS encoding agmatinase family protein → MNTDTGPLFNDPNWRRASVWLDGEHYAETLGTLAVLGAPVRLGSITPGRCDLAPDAIRLILKKFSCFDIESASDLRWLKAHDAGNMDFSYATLVEVFEPLSKALQNCLENADAVVMLGGDNGITRPGVHGLGLPLEDCGLLTFDAHFDLRDLDQGLTNGNPVRALLNDGLPGENIVQIGIQGFANSGAYAEFAHDVGISVVTMGQVRSRDFETLVAGALAHLSERVKAIYVDFDIDVLDRIYAPACPGSRPGGLTPWELKRAAFLCGQHRKVRAIDLVEIDPENDIADATVMSAASVLLSFAAGMVTRLRKKS, encoded by the coding sequence ATGAACACAGACACGGGGCCATTATTCAACGATCCGAACTGGCGGCGAGCCAGCGTCTGGCTGGACGGTGAGCATTACGCGGAAACACTGGGCACGCTGGCGGTCTTGGGCGCGCCAGTGCGGCTCGGTTCAATTACGCCTGGGCGATGCGATCTGGCGCCTGACGCCATTCGCCTGATCCTGAAAAAGTTCAGTTGTTTCGATATTGAAAGCGCCTCCGATTTACGCTGGCTGAAAGCGCACGACGCGGGAAACATGGATTTTTCCTACGCCACACTGGTTGAAGTGTTTGAGCCTCTCAGCAAAGCCCTTCAAAACTGCCTGGAAAATGCCGACGCGGTCGTCATGCTTGGCGGCGACAACGGCATTACGCGGCCAGGAGTTCACGGACTGGGTCTGCCGCTGGAAGATTGTGGCTTGCTGACTTTCGATGCGCATTTCGACCTGCGCGATTTGGATCAGGGATTGACCAACGGCAATCCGGTGCGCGCGTTGCTGAATGACGGTTTGCCCGGAGAAAACATCGTGCAAATCGGAATTCAGGGCTTTGCCAATTCCGGCGCGTACGCGGAATTTGCGCACGATGTCGGCATTTCGGTCGTCACGATGGGCCAGGTTCGTAGTCGCGATTTTGAGACGCTGGTCGCTGGCGCGCTGGCGCACCTGTCCGAACGGGTCAAAGCCATTTACGTTGATTTCGACATTGACGTGCTGGATCGCATTTACGCGCCAGCGTGTCCGGGTTCGCGTCCTGGAGGATTGACTCCCTGGGAATTGAAGCGCGCGGCTTTTTTGTGCGGCCAGCATCGTAAAGTCCGGGCAATTGATCTGGTCGAAATTGATCCTGAAAACGACATCGCCGATGCAACCGTGATGTCTGCGGCATCGGTACTGCTGTCATTTGCCGCCGGAATGGTCACGCGTTTGAGGAAGAAGTCTTGA
- a CDS encoding imidazolonepropionase, with protein MSRSLAIINCSQLITLAGPQRPRTGLELRELSVLNNGALFICDGSIQKTGALEEIEALITADCEVLDADRRIVLPGFVDAHTHPVFAGNRADEFEMRASGATYEQISLAGGGIRSTVKKTRIATEAELVEAGKQYANWFLRCGTTTVEAKSGYGLTTEDELKILRAIRQLNQEIPLRYVPTFLGAHVVPDEFKGNRSAYVDLIVKEMLPRVAKDKLAEFCDVFCEQGAFTVEESRRILTAAKQLGLKLRVHADQLSRSGGSTLAAELGAVTADHLEQTDREGISNLKSGSVQPVLLPCSVLMIGSQRYADARAMIEAGLAVVIATDFNPGSSPVASMLLALTLASTQMKMTTAEAISAATINAAYSLGKGSKIGSLEPGKRADFVIYDCGDYRELAYFAGLEHTKTVFVDGEMAYEC; from the coding sequence TTGAGCCGTTCGCTCGCCATCATCAATTGTTCGCAACTCATCACGCTGGCCGGGCCTCAACGTCCGCGCACGGGGTTGGAACTTCGTGAACTTTCCGTCCTCAATAATGGCGCACTGTTCATTTGCGATGGGAGCATTCAGAAAACCGGCGCGCTGGAAGAAATCGAAGCTCTCATCACAGCCGACTGCGAAGTCCTAGATGCCGACCGGCGAATCGTCCTGCCCGGTTTTGTGGATGCGCATACGCACCCGGTATTTGCCGGGAACCGCGCGGACGAATTCGAGATGCGCGCCAGCGGCGCAACTTATGAACAGATTTCATTGGCAGGTGGCGGTATCCGTTCGACGGTCAAAAAAACACGCATCGCGACTGAGGCCGAGTTGGTTGAAGCCGGAAAGCAATACGCCAACTGGTTTCTGCGCTGCGGCACAACGACGGTTGAAGCCAAGTCGGGTTACGGGCTAACCACCGAAGATGAACTGAAAATACTGCGCGCCATTCGGCAGTTGAATCAAGAGATACCGCTTCGTTACGTGCCAACGTTTCTCGGCGCACACGTCGTTCCCGACGAGTTCAAAGGTAATCGTTCGGCGTATGTAGACTTGATCGTCAAGGAAATGCTGCCGCGCGTGGCCAAAGATAAACTGGCCGAATTCTGCGACGTGTTTTGTGAACAAGGAGCGTTTACCGTCGAAGAATCACGGCGAATTTTGACGGCGGCAAAGCAATTGGGCTTGAAGTTACGGGTTCACGCGGATCAGTTATCACGCAGCGGAGGTTCGACATTGGCCGCCGAACTTGGCGCAGTAACAGCGGATCATTTAGAACAGACTGACCGCGAGGGAATTTCAAATTTGAAATCCGGCAGCGTGCAACCAGTTCTGCTTCCCTGCTCAGTATTGATGATTGGCTCTCAGCGCTACGCCGACGCGCGAGCGATGATTGAAGCCGGATTGGCGGTCGTCATCGCCACGGATTTCAATCCCGGTTCTTCGCCGGTCGCTTCCATGCTTCTGGCGCTAACCTTGGCTTCGACGCAAATGAAGATGACGACCGCCGAAGCAATCTCCGCCGCGACGATCAATGCCGCTTACAGCTTGGGCAAAGGAAGTAAAATTGGCTCGCTGGAGCCGGGTAAGCGAGCCGACTTCGTCATTTACGATTGTGGCGATTATCGCGAACTGGCGTACTTTGCAGGGCTGGAGCATACGAAAACAGTCTTTGTGGACGGCGAAATGGCTTATGAGTGTTGA
- a CDS encoding ABC transporter ATP-binding protein: protein MTYDLPLVLMEDLTKVFRNGKVETPVLNGIDLTINRGEFVVIFGPSGCGKSTLLAIMGLLDSPTSGVYSFNGQPVQGLKLSDRARIRNQDIGFVFQNFNLIGDMSVYENIEQPLSYGKISSSERKDRVMKVLDRVGLADRARQRPTQLSGGHQQLVSIARAIVGNPTVLLADEPTGNLDSASGEVVMNLLRQLHASGTTVCLVTHDSRFIHLANRKIDMLDGRMVEESVQHS, encoded by the coding sequence ATGACGTATGATCTTCCGCTGGTGCTGATGGAAGACCTGACCAAAGTTTTCCGCAACGGTAAAGTCGAAACTCCTGTTTTGAATGGAATTGACCTGACAATCAACCGGGGCGAATTCGTAGTGATTTTTGGCCCTTCCGGTTGTGGCAAATCCACGTTGCTGGCGATTATGGGATTGTTGGATTCGCCTACCTCCGGCGTTTACAGCTTCAATGGCCAACCGGTTCAGGGACTCAAACTCAGTGACCGGGCGCGCATTCGCAATCAGGACATCGGTTTTGTGTTTCAGAACTTCAATTTGATCGGGGATATGTCGGTGTACGAAAACATCGAACAACCGCTGAGTTACGGCAAAATCAGTTCGTCGGAACGAAAAGACCGTGTGATGAAAGTACTTGATCGAGTCGGGTTGGCCGACCGCGCACGTCAACGTCCGACCCAACTTTCCGGCGGCCATCAACAACTGGTTTCTATCGCCCGCGCCATTGTTGGGAACCCGACAGTGTTGCTGGCGGATGAACCGACCGGAAATCTGGATTCGGCGAGCGGTGAAGTTGTGATGAACCTTCTCAGGCAGCTTCATGCCTCCGGGACCACGGTTTGCCTGGTCACACACGATTCCCGATTTATTCACTTGGCGAACCGCAAAATTGACATGCTGGATGGAAGAATGGTTGAAGAATCAGTTCAACACTCATAA
- a CDS encoding glucosidase — MTQEEQRLEETRLRTKYWKRWGPYLSERAWGTVREDYSANGTAWDYFPHDQARSKAYRWGEDGIAGICDRHQLICFALAMWNGHDPFLKERLFGLTGPQGNHGEDVKEYYFYLDSTPTHSYMKFLYKYPQAPYPYEELVEESLQRGRRLPEYELFDTGVFDQNRYFDVFVEYAKADVEDILIRITAINRASGIAGLDLLPTIWFRNTWIWGEDIRKPKLRRDEHSDTFAPQASVIRLRHFDLPLRWLLCAHLPESAPELLFTENETNFRKLYGGDNEAANGTFYAKDGINDFVVNGIRDAVNPQMTGTKASARYHFNLQPGEAVTIKLRLTTEEPKLEMLGKQFDDIFETRKSEADEFYDQLQPAGLSEDLKNVQRQAFAGMLWSKQYYFYDVRRWLRGDPAMPEPPKERLTGRNSNWQHLYNEDIISMPDKWEYPWYAAWDLAFHCIPLALIDPDFAKDQLLLMLREWYMHPNGQVPAYEWAFGDVNPPVHAWAAWRVYKIEHRHHGKTDRGFLERVFHKLLLNFTWWVNRKDTEGNNIFEGGFLGLDNIGVFDRSAKLPTGGSIEQSDATSWMGMYCLNLMVIALELAKENPAYEDVASKFLEHFVYISRAMNDIAGEGIELWDRRDGFFYDVLNLPNGQNLRMRVRSMVGLIPLFAVETLDSEVIDHLPGFKRRLQWFITNLPEFGDHIETMTTPTGVQRFLSLVNRPRLRAILKVMLDENEFLSPFGIRSLSRFHRDHPYRMIVGDEEHRVDYEPGESQLGLFGGNSNWRGPIWFPVNFLIIESLQRFHHFFTSDLDHDDFLVECPTNSGQKMNLWDVSLELSRRLISIFQRDANGRRSVYGSATKFQQDEHWRNLILFYEYFHGDNGSGLGASHQTGWTGLVAKLIQQVYVEQRTKPTALLDPKQIQPLGNDPK, encoded by the coding sequence ATGACACAAGAAGAACAAAGACTGGAAGAAACGCGGTTGCGCACCAAGTATTGGAAACGCTGGGGGCCGTATCTCAGCGAACGCGCCTGGGGAACCGTGCGCGAAGATTATTCCGCCAACGGAACGGCTTGGGATTACTTTCCTCACGATCAGGCAAGGTCAAAAGCGTATCGCTGGGGCGAAGACGGCATTGCAGGAATCTGCGATCGCCATCAACTGATCTGCTTTGCACTGGCGATGTGGAACGGTCACGACCCTTTCTTGAAAGAGAGGCTGTTCGGATTGACTGGCCCGCAGGGAAATCACGGCGAAGATGTGAAGGAGTATTACTTTTATCTGGATTCAACTCCGACGCATTCGTACATGAAGTTTCTCTACAAATACCCACAGGCTCCCTATCCTTACGAAGAACTGGTCGAGGAATCGTTGCAGCGTGGCCGGCGTTTGCCGGAATATGAATTGTTCGACACAGGCGTGTTTGATCAAAACCGATATTTCGATGTTTTCGTGGAATATGCCAAAGCAGACGTGGAAGACATCCTGATTCGCATTACAGCGATCAATCGCGCATCCGGAATTGCCGGACTCGATTTGCTGCCGACCATCTGGTTTCGTAACACCTGGATTTGGGGAGAAGATATACGCAAACCCAAATTGCGCCGCGACGAACATTCCGATACTTTTGCGCCTCAAGCCTCAGTGATCCGACTCCGTCATTTCGATTTACCACTGCGTTGGCTGCTATGCGCGCATTTGCCCGAAAGCGCGCCGGAGCTTCTGTTTACCGAAAACGAAACCAACTTCCGAAAGCTTTACGGCGGAGACAACGAAGCAGCCAATGGAACGTTTTATGCCAAAGACGGCATCAATGATTTTGTCGTCAATGGAATTCGTGATGCTGTCAATCCGCAAATGACCGGAACCAAAGCCTCCGCCCGATATCACTTCAACCTGCAGCCGGGTGAAGCAGTAACCATCAAACTTCGCCTGACAACAGAAGAACCCAAGCTGGAAATGCTGGGCAAGCAATTCGATGATATTTTCGAGACTCGAAAAAGTGAAGCGGATGAGTTTTACGACCAGTTACAACCAGCAGGTTTAAGCGAGGACTTGAAAAACGTCCAGCGCCAAGCCTTTGCCGGAATGCTGTGGAGCAAACAGTATTATTTTTACGATGTGCGGCGTTGGTTGCGCGGTGATCCCGCTATGCCAGAACCGCCCAAAGAGCGATTGACTGGACGAAACAGCAATTGGCAACACCTTTACAACGAAGACATCATCTCCATGCCGGACAAATGGGAATATCCCTGGTACGCGGCATGGGACCTGGCCTTTCACTGCATTCCGTTGGCATTGATTGATCCGGATTTTGCCAAAGACCAACTGCTGTTGATGCTGCGCGAATGGTATATGCATCCGAACGGACAAGTTCCGGCCTACGAATGGGCTTTCGGCGATGTAAACCCTCCCGTTCATGCCTGGGCCGCCTGGCGGGTTTACAAAATCGAACATCGCCATCACGGAAAAACTGACCGCGGCTTTTTGGAGCGTGTTTTTCATAAACTGCTGCTCAATTTCACCTGGTGGGTCAACCGCAAAGACACCGAAGGCAACAACATCTTCGAGGGCGGCTTCCTGGGGCTGGACAACATCGGCGTCTTTGACCGCAGCGCCAAACTGCCAACTGGCGGCAGCATTGAACAATCCGACGCGACCAGTTGGATGGGAATGTATTGCCTGAATTTGATGGTCATCGCGCTGGAACTGGCCAAGGAAAATCCGGCGTACGAAGACGTGGCGTCAAAATTCCTGGAGCACTTTGTTTACATTTCGCGGGCAATGAACGACATCGCTGGCGAAGGCATTGAATTATGGGATCGGCGCGATGGATTCTTTTACGACGTGCTGAATCTTCCCAACGGCCAGAACCTGCGGATGCGCGTTCGTTCAATGGTTGGGCTGATTCCGCTTTTTGCCGTGGAAACGCTGGATTCCGAGGTGATTGATCACTTGCCGGGATTCAAACGCAGGCTCCAATGGTTCATCACTAATTTGCCGGAATTCGGTGATCACATTGAAACCATGACCACTCCGACCGGCGTGCAGCGGTTTTTATCACTGGTCAACCGCCCTCGTTTGAGAGCCATTTTGAAAGTTATGTTAGACGAAAACGAGTTTCTTTCGCCTTTTGGAATTCGCTCCTTGTCGCGGTTTCATCGCGACCATCCCTATCGAATGATTGTCGGCGACGAAGAGCACCGCGTTGATTACGAACCGGGCGAATCCCAACTGGGTTTGTTCGGCGGGAACTCCAACTGGCGCGGCCCAATCTGGTTTCCCGTCAATTTTTTGATCATCGAATCCCTGCAGCGCTTTCACCACTTTTTCACCAGCGACCTGGATCACGATGATTTTCTGGTTGAGTGCCCAACCAATTCCGGGCAGAAGATGAATTTGTGGGATGTCAGCCTTGAACTCTCACGCCGCCTGATTTCGATCTTCCAACGCGACGCCAATGGTCGCCGGTCTGTTTACGGCTCTGCCACCAAGTTTCAGCAGGATGAACACTGGCGAAACTTGATTCTCTTTTACGAGTACTTTCATGGAGACAATGGTTCCGGCTTGGGTGCAAGTCATCAAACCGGTTGGACGGGCTTGGTCGCCAAACTCATCCAACAGGTTTACGTCGAACAGCGTACCAAACCAACAGCGCTGCTCGATCCAAAACAGATTCAGCCCCTTGGAAATGATCCCAAGTGA
- the ytxJ gene encoding bacillithiol system redox-active protein YtxJ codes for MTKFEQLPSPSTLIEALNLSHQQPVLFFKHSNSCGISQRAFAEFERYLELPESSAVHHCVIVVQTAREASNELARLLRVRHESPQAILVKDGRAVWHESHLALKSATLKTAVIQNLAAKGDS; via the coding sequence ATGACGAAGTTTGAACAGTTGCCTTCGCCATCCACGTTGATTGAGGCATTAAACCTGAGCCATCAACAGCCAGTATTATTTTTCAAACACAGTAATTCCTGCGGCATCAGCCAGCGAGCGTTTGCTGAATTTGAGCGGTACCTGGAATTGCCGGAAAGCTCTGCGGTTCACCATTGCGTAATTGTTGTTCAAACTGCACGCGAAGCCAGCAACGAACTGGCTCGTTTGTTACGTGTGCGGCATGAATCTCCTCAAGCCATTCTGGTAAAAGATGGGCGCGCTGTTTGGCATGAGTCCCACCTGGCACTGAAAAGCGCAACTTTGAAAACTGCTGTGATTCAGAATCTTGCCGCGAAAGGGGACAGCTAA
- a CDS encoding carboxypeptidase regulatory-like domain-containing protein, which produces MKSRASIIIGFIAVGLIAFAWRANFLTFGQDAPNRTYDSPVGQITLPTAETTAGNLGTDYKLARLAFGFASNVPQVGDLAGDTGNGFNDRYDFENLNVFSIGQSANNVGDLDSLDPRNEVIVGGRRINPGFRFVHIGMLPFIWQVGEQNDMVATREVTVFPSIDHLFDPEIPGYGPKAANPPPGGMGNVLLEAAEFTVWGTNDRDEALVAAQTQGYFGRGGTGTAPNNKWFRATLTKVFAEGFKDYNGISPFTNRPNGADPSPQEGDDFATQWQFRNASGNPVAVKYVAVYANRTRDEKFYRADSTGKVPGDLAQSNEAEIDAVGFKEVIIQPFASVAGRVVNDANANGKIDPGEQPIPGVTINLTGNGVSLSAVTSNTGEYKFSNLDPGIYRVTEVNLPNYLDTGVIPGVGNTAVDLNNINAVLEAGEDSIENDFLDAIPPPEECTPGCFNSVDMWMLFDGARRAVYDANGGVGAIFLLSLNRPAANDDEVLMALFGMDTPQDRLNAQFVAAQFNALSYPKSVFNRASCFYNGPNVIVRIPGDPRLLELMAQARMIFSTGTDFELDQLAVYLELFNNITATRGIICPFADP; this is translated from the coding sequence TTGAAATCAAGAGCTTCAATAATTATTGGATTTATCGCTGTTGGCCTAATAGCCTTCGCATGGCGTGCGAATTTTCTGACCTTTGGTCAGGATGCGCCGAATCGCACTTATGACAGCCCAGTCGGGCAGATCACGCTGCCTACCGCGGAGACAACTGCGGGAAATCTAGGCACGGATTACAAATTGGCGAGACTGGCATTTGGCTTCGCTTCCAATGTGCCGCAAGTCGGCGATTTGGCCGGTGACACCGGAAACGGATTCAATGACCGGTATGACTTCGAAAACCTGAACGTGTTCAGCATCGGTCAGTCAGCCAACAACGTTGGCGATTTGGATAGCCTTGACCCGCGCAATGAGGTCATTGTTGGTGGTCGCAGAATCAACCCGGGCTTTCGTTTTGTTCACATCGGAATGCTTCCGTTCATTTGGCAAGTCGGTGAACAAAATGACATGGTTGCCACGCGCGAAGTAACGGTCTTTCCTTCGATTGACCACCTCTTTGATCCCGAAATTCCGGGGTATGGTCCGAAAGCCGCGAATCCGCCGCCAGGAGGGATGGGGAACGTCTTGCTTGAAGCGGCAGAGTTCACTGTCTGGGGAACCAATGATCGGGATGAGGCGCTGGTTGCGGCTCAAACTCAAGGGTACTTTGGACGTGGCGGGACGGGAACGGCTCCGAACAACAAATGGTTTCGCGCCACGTTGACCAAGGTTTTCGCTGAAGGCTTTAAGGATTACAACGGCATCAGCCCATTTACCAATCGTCCAAATGGGGCAGATCCTTCTCCGCAGGAAGGTGATGATTTTGCTACGCAATGGCAGTTTCGGAATGCCAGCGGTAATCCTGTCGCTGTGAAGTATGTGGCGGTTTACGCCAATCGCACGCGTGACGAAAAATTCTATCGCGCGGATTCCACAGGAAAAGTTCCTGGCGATCTGGCTCAGAGCAACGAAGCGGAAATTGATGCCGTCGGGTTCAAAGAAGTGATAATTCAGCCGTTTGCATCAGTTGCAGGCCGTGTTGTCAATGATGCGAATGCCAATGGCAAAATTGATCCGGGCGAACAGCCGATTCCCGGTGTGACAATAAATCTTACCGGTAACGGCGTGAGTTTATCGGCCGTCACCAGCAATACCGGTGAGTACAAGTTCAGCAATCTGGATCCCGGAATTTACCGTGTTACGGAAGTGAATTTGCCAAATTATCTCGATACCGGAGTTATCCCCGGAGTCGGGAATACGGCAGTTGACTTAAATAACATCAATGCAGTGCTCGAAGCCGGAGAAGACAGCATCGAGAATGATTTTCTTGATGCCATACCGCCACCCGAAGAGTGCACGCCGGGCTGTTTTAACAGCGTGGATATGTGGATGCTATTCGATGGCGCGCGACGGGCAGTTTATGACGCAAATGGCGGCGTTGGAGCGATCTTCCTTCTTTCACTGAATCGTCCGGCAGCGAACGATGATGAAGTGTTGATGGCTTTATTTGGAATGGATACGCCGCAAGATCGTCTGAACGCGCAATTTGTGGCTGCTCAGTTCAATGCGCTGAGTTATCCCAAGTCGGTGTTCAACCGCGCTTCCTGTTTCTATAACGGGCCAAACGTGATTGTCCGGATACCTGGCGATCCTCGGTTGCTGGAATTGATGGCTCAGGCACGGATGATCTTTTCCACCGGGACAGATTTTGAACTGGATCAGTTAGCCGTATACCTGGAGTTGTTCAACAACATCACGGCGACAAGAGGTATTATCTGCCCCTTCGCAGATCCCTGA
- a CDS encoding efflux RND transporter periplasmic adaptor subunit → MAVSRNKKILIGVGVLLVIAIIIAVTVFGRRGDAPEVQVAKVEKRALLESKVTANGEVRPIQFINLTAEVAGRVTDVFVKEGDLVKKGQPLLRVDPTQLANSTSVQEAALRAVQADVQNQTAAINVAENAINTARAALVTSQADLERAQVEKNNAQIELKRQTDLLESGIASRSNYDTAKMRYDSAVASVNAAKARVDQSRVQITDAEIRVKQSRASLDAANARVAQQKASLAQQSDQLSKTTQYASIDGVVGGPIIQVGTFAVSSFSSTGLMLIADMSTINVDVKVDETDIKNIAKGQKTKVKVDALGEKEIEGEVVEIAATALTRSGQSIAQTATTGSQEAKDFKVVIRLVNMSQEVRDSLRPGMSATAVITTDRRENIVAVPLQALVERDADQLKTGNGPTPAASPTQNPKDKKPIKGVFAVENNKTVFKPVETGITGENDIEITSGLNAGQEIVIGPYRQLRTLKPDQAIKREDKNKKPGTDKDTK, encoded by the coding sequence ATGGCAGTCTCTAGAAACAAAAAAATCCTTATTGGAGTAGGAGTTCTTTTAGTCATCGCAATAATCATTGCGGTTACTGTATTTGGGCGGCGAGGAGATGCGCCGGAAGTTCAGGTTGCAAAAGTCGAAAAACGGGCCCTTTTGGAATCGAAGGTCACGGCCAATGGCGAAGTTCGCCCGATTCAGTTTATCAACCTCACGGCTGAGGTTGCCGGTCGCGTCACCGACGTATTTGTCAAAGAAGGCGATTTGGTCAAAAAAGGCCAGCCACTGCTGCGCGTTGACCCGACACAATTGGCAAACTCGACTTCCGTCCAGGAAGCAGCATTGAGAGCCGTTCAGGCAGACGTTCAAAACCAAACTGCCGCAATCAATGTGGCGGAAAATGCCATTAACACCGCCCGCGCGGCGCTTGTCACATCCCAGGCAGATTTGGAGCGCGCTCAGGTTGAAAAAAATAACGCCCAGATCGAACTAAAACGCCAGACAGATTTGCTGGAATCCGGAATCGCTTCCCGCTCGAATTATGACACTGCCAAAATGCGATATGACTCCGCGGTTGCATCAGTAAATGCGGCTAAAGCCAGAGTTGATCAGTCGCGGGTTCAGATTACGGACGCCGAAATTCGCGTCAAACAAAGCAGAGCGTCACTCGACGCGGCCAATGCTCGTGTGGCTCAACAAAAAGCCAGCCTGGCCCAGCAATCCGACCAGCTTAGCAAAACGACGCAATATGCGAGTATTGACGGAGTCGTTGGCGGCCCGATCATCCAAGTGGGCACGTTCGCGGTTTCCAGCTTTTCCTCCACAGGCTTGATGCTCATTGCGGATATGTCCACGATCAATGTGGATGTCAAAGTAGATGAAACAGACATCAAGAACATTGCCAAAGGTCAAAAAACAAAGGTGAAGGTAGATGCCCTGGGGGAAAAGGAAATCGAGGGCGAAGTGGTTGAGATTGCCGCAACTGCTCTGACTCGAAGCGGTCAAAGCATCGCTCAAACGGCAACCACTGGTTCCCAGGAAGCCAAAGACTTCAAAGTGGTCATTCGTTTGGTCAATATGAGCCAGGAAGTCCGCGACAGCCTGCGTCCAGGCATGTCCGCAACCGCAGTGATTACGACAGACCGTCGTGAAAATATTGTCGCGGTTCCGTTGCAGGCATTGGTCGAACGCGATGCTGACCAACTGAAGACTGGTAATGGCCCTACTCCTGCTGCAAGCCCAACCCAAAATCCCAAAGACAAAAAACCGATCAAAGGCGTCTTTGCCGTTGAAAACAACAAGACGGTGTTCAAACCTGTTGAAACTGGAATCACTGGTGAAAACGACATCGAAATTACCAGCGGTTTGAATGCCGGCCAGGAAATCGTGATCGGTCCCTACCGCCAACTTCGCACCTTGAAGCCTGACCAGGCAATTAAGCGCGAAGACAAGAACAAAAAGCCAGGCACTGATAAAGACACGAAATAG
- a CDS encoding ABC transporter ATP-binding protein has translation MIRTNDLWKTYVMGDEEIHALRGVTFEIRRGEYVAIIGPSGSGKSTLMNMIGCLDTPTKGEYWLNGKLVSQMDDDELAYIRNKEIGFVFQTFNLLPRATALHNVELPLIYNGTSSSKRIEMAKKALESVELGHRMSHKPNELSGGQRQRVAIARALVNNPSIILADEPTGNLDSKTSEEIMQVLERLHQQGNTIILVTHEPDVAAHAHRVLTILDGQIYKDERRR, from the coding sequence ATGATTCGGACAAACGATTTGTGGAAAACCTACGTTATGGGTGACGAAGAAATTCATGCGTTACGCGGGGTAACGTTTGAAATTCGTCGCGGCGAATATGTGGCCATCATTGGTCCCTCAGGTTCCGGCAAATCAACGTTGATGAATATGATCGGTTGTCTGGACACCCCGACCAAAGGCGAATACTGGCTGAACGGCAAGCTGGTTTCCCAGATGGACGACGATGAACTGGCCTACATTCGCAATAAAGAAATCGGGTTCGTGTTCCAAACCTTCAACCTGCTTCCGCGTGCGACGGCGTTGCACAACGTTGAATTGCCCCTGATTTACAACGGCACTTCTTCGAGCAAACGAATCGAGATGGCCAAAAAGGCATTGGAATCCGTGGAACTCGGTCACCGAATGAGTCACAAACCGAATGAGCTTTCCGGTGGTCAGCGTCAGCGTGTCGCCATTGCTCGCGCTTTGGTAAACAACCCTTCGATTATTCTAGCCGACGAACCGACCGGAAATTTGGACTCGAAAACCTCAGAAGAAATCATGCAAGTCCTGGAACGGCTCCACCAACAAGGAAATACGATCATTCTGGTTACGCATGAACCCGACGTTGCGGCTCACGCGCACCGCGTACTGACAATTCTGGACGGGCAAATTTACAAAGACGAGCGTCGAAGGTAA